A region from the Benincasa hispida cultivar B227 chromosome 12, ASM972705v1, whole genome shotgun sequence genome encodes:
- the LOC120092914 gene encoding malate dehydrogenase, cytoplasmic translates to MAQEPVRVLVTGAAGQIGYALVPMIARGVLLGPNQPVILHMLDIPPAAESLNGVKMELVDAAFPLLKGVVATTDVVEACTGVSIAIMVGGFPRKEGMERKDVMSKNVSIYKAQASALEKHAAANCKVLVVANPANTNALILKEFAPSIPEKNISCLTRLDHNRALGQISERLNVQVSDVKNVIIWGNHSSTQYPDVNHATVKLPSGEEKSVRELVADDEWLNGEFISTVQQRGAAIIKARKLSSALSAASAACDHIRDWVLGTPEGTWVSMGVYSDGSYNVPAGLIYSFPVTCRNGEWSIVQGLSVDEFSRKKLDLTAEELTEEKALAYSCLS, encoded by the exons ATGGCACAAGAACCTGTTAGAGTCCTTGTCACTGGAGCTGCAG GACAAATCGGATATGCTCTTGTGCCTATGATTGCCAGAGGAGTATTACTAGGACCCAACCAACCTGTCATCTTGCACATGCTTGATATCCCACCTGCTGCAGAGTCTTTGAATGGTGTAAAGATGGAGTTGGTGGATGCTGCTTTCCCACTCCTTAAAG GTGTTGTTGCTACAACTGATGTGGTTGAGGCTTGCACCGGTGTCAGTATTGCTATTATGGTTGGTGGATTCCCAAGGAAAGAGGGTATGGAAAGAAAAGACGTGATGTCCAAAAATGTCTCAATTTACAAGGCTCAGGCTTCTGCTCTTGAAAAGCACGCTGCTGCCAACTGTAAG GTCTTGGTTGTTGCTAACCCAGCAAACACTAATGCATTGATCTTGAAGGAGTTTGCTCCTTCCATCCCGGAGAAAAATATTTCTTGCTTGACGAGATTGGATCACAACAGGGCATTGGGCCAAATTTCAGAGAGGTTGAATGTTCAAGTATCTGATGTTAAGAATGTTATCATCTGGGGTAACCATTCATCAACTCAATACCCTGACGTCAACCATGCTACTGTTAAGTTACCATCTGGGGAGGAGAAATCTGTCCGTGAGCTTGTTGCTGATGATGAATG GTTGAATGGAGAGTTTATTAGTACTGTTCAACAACGTGGTGCTGCAATCATCAAAGCCCGGAAGCTCTCAAGTGCACTGTCAGCTGCTAGTGCAGCTTGCGATCACATTCGTGATTGGGTGCTTGGAACTCCAGAG GGCACCTGGGTTTCCATGGGAGTTTATTCTGATGGATCATACAATGTACCAGCTGGACTGATCTACTCATTCCCCGTCACCTGCCGTAACGGTGAATGGTCAATTGTGCAAG GACTTTCGGTTGATGAATTCTCTAGGAAGAAACTGGACTTGACTGCCGAGGAGTTGACGGAGGAAAAGGCGTTGGCTTACTCGTGCCTGTCCTAA
- the LOC120092913 gene encoding putative E3 ubiquitin-protein ligase XBAT34, with amino-acid sequence MGQQPSKDELVYQRASNGDVEGIKALSAEGAALEWVDREGKTPLIVACTKPEPYNVAKTLLELGANVNAFGPGRNGGTPLHHAARRGLENTVKLLLSYRANTSIINDSCQTALEVARAAGHKNVVRAIENHICIFSGWMREFYGPEFLEVLAPHLLTRKVWVVIIPCGSRNPVKPSKLELAIYASLQDAQPRLVIPLWKSYLEEHRIQESDPSVVIVDNPPNLVSRGGRRRRRSCHTSWEGRCRFRKSKTGRLRLAPANEYDRQQLQWFCDACKGIPQPKVMQPTTWHNHQSPIDIATVPPGSEDPELVMAINASIQSAMQERGQHHNPHSSNSEAGASSSSALPQPVPPKTSSCKWTVHEASHGYNPSHHTEIQNDTVPVIQVTHPPNAAPTAPPMAAKTFEASTSMVDYPLVGSDTINDVPSSSIGNEEKQGNGNSMCVICLDSPVEGACVPCGHMAGCMSCLNEIKAKNWGCPVCRTKINQVIKLYAV; translated from the exons ATGGGGCAGCAACCGTCCAAAGATGAGCTTGTGTATCAGCGCGCTAGCAACGGCGATGTTGAAGGGATTAAAGCCCTTTCTGCTGAAGGTGCCGCCCTTGAG TGGGTTGATAGGGAAGGAAAAACTCCGTTGATTGTTGCCTGTACGAAACCAGAGCCTTATAACGTGGCGAAAACGTTGCTAGAACTCGGCGCCAATGTCAATGCGTTTGGACCAG GCCGTAATGGTGGAACACCACTGCACCATGCAGCTAGAAGAGGCTTGGAAAACACTGTTAAATTACTTCTTTCTTACAGAg CAAATACTTCAATAATTAATGATTCTTGCCAAACTGCATTGGAAGTTGCGAGAGCAGCAGGGCATAAGAATGTTGTTCGTGCCATTGAG AATCATATTTGTATATTCTCTGGTTGGATGCGGGAATTTTATGGGCCGGAGTTTCTCGAAGTACTAGCTCCTCATCTCCTTACACGGAAAGT ATGGGTAGTTATTATACCTTGTGGTTCTCGAAATCCTGTGAAGCCTTCTAAGTTGGAGCTTGCCATATATGCTAGCTTGCAG GATGCCCAACCTCGTCTAGTCATTCCATTGTGGAAATCATATTTAGAGGAACATAGGATACAGGAATCTGATCCGTCTGTTGTCATTGTCGACAACCCTCCAA ACCTAGTCTCAAGAGGAGGAAGGAGGCGAAGACGGAGTTGTCACACCTCCTGGGAAGGCAGATGTCGATTTCGAAAATCAAAGA CTGGACGTCTTAGACTTGCACCTGCTAATGAGTACGACAGACAGCAACTTCAATGGTTTTGTGATGCTTGCAAAGGGATTCCTCAGCCAAAG GTGATGCAACCTACAACTTGGCATAATCACCAGAGCCCGATCGACATTGCAACTGTACCTCCCGGTTCAGAAGATCCGGAACTCGTGATGGCCATAAATGCCTCTATTCAGTCAGCTATGCAGGAAAGAGGACAGCATCATAATCCCCATTCATCAAATTCTGAAGCAGGTGCCTCCAGTAGCAGTGCATTACCTCAACCTGTTCCTCCAAAAACAAGTTCTTGCAAATGGACAGTGCACGAAGCCAGCCACGGTTACAATCCAAGCCATCACACTGAAATCCAGAATGACACCGTCCCTGTCATCCAGGTAACACACCCTCCAAATGCAGCCCCCACAGCCCCACCTATGGCAGCCAAAACTTTTGAGGCTAGCACAAGTATGGTTGACTACCCGTTGGTCGGTTCTGACACCATAAACGATGTGCCGTCTTCATCCATTGGGAACGAAGAGAAACAAGGTAATGGCAACTCAATGTGTGTGATATGTTTGGATTCTCCAGTAGAGGGAGCCTGCGTCCCCTGTGGCCATATGGCTGGATGTATGTCTTGTCTAAATGAGATCAAAGCCAAGAACTGGGGCTGCCCGGTTTGTCGCACCAAGATCAATCAAGTCATAAAGTTGTATGCAGTATGA